From a single Sorghum bicolor cultivar BTx623 chromosome 5, Sorghum_bicolor_NCBIv3, whole genome shotgun sequence genomic region:
- the LOC8064820 gene encoding chalcone synthase 6, whose product MAGATVTVEEVRKAQRATGPATVLAIGTATPANCVHQADYPDYYFRITKSEHMTELKEKFKRMCDKSQIRKRYMHLTEEYLAENPNMCAYMAPSLDARQDIVVVEVPKLGKAAAQKAIKEWGQPKSKITHLVFCTTSGVDMPGADYQLTKMLGLRPSVNRLMMYQQGCFAGGTVLRVAKDLAENNRGARVLVVCSEITAVTFRGPSESHLDSMVGQALFGDGAAAVIVGADPDERVERPLFQLVSASQTILPDSEGAIDGHLREVGLTFHLLKDVPGLISKNIERSLEEAFKPLGITDYNSIFWVAHPGGPAILDQVEAKVGLKKERMRATRHVLSEYGNMSSACVLFILDEMRKRSAEDGQATTGEGFDWGVLFGFGPGLTVETVVLHSVPITTGATITA is encoded by the exons ATGGCCGGCGCGACTGTGACCGTGGAGGAGGTGAGGAAGGCGCAGCGCGCGACGGGGCCGGCCACCGTGCTGGCGATCGGGACGGCGACGCCGGCCAACTGCGTGCACCAGGCGGATTACCCGGACTACTACTTCCGGATCACAAAGAGCGAGCACATGACCGAACTCAAGGAGAAGTTCAAGAGGATGT GCGACAAGTCGCAGATCCGGAAGCGGTACATGCACTTGACCGAGGAGTACCTGGCGGAGAACCCTAACATGTGCGCGTACATGGCGCCTTCGCTGGACGCCCGCCAGGACATCGTGGTGGTGGAGGTCCCCAAGCTAGGCAAGGCCGCGGCGCAGAAGGCGATCAAGGAATGGGGGCAGCCGAAATCCAAGATCACCCACCTCGTCTTCTGCACCACCTCCGGCGTCGACATGCCGGGCGCCGACTACCAGCTCACCAAGATGCTGGGCCTAAGGCCCTCGGTGAACCGCCTGATGATGTACCAGCAGGGGTGCTTCGCGGGCGGCACGGTGCTGCGCGTGGCCAAGGATCTCGCCGAGAACAACCGCGGGGCGCGCGTCCTGGTGGTGTGCTCTGAGATCACCGCCGTCACGTTCCGTGGCCCCTCCGAGTCCCACCTCGACTCCATGGTCGGCCAGGCGCTGTTCGGCGATGGCGCGGCGGCGGTTATTGTCGGTGCTGACCCTGACGAACGCGTGGAACGCCCACTGTTCCAGCTCGTGTCGGCATCACAGACCATCCTCCCAGACTCTGAGGGCGCCATTGATGGCCACCTCCGTGAGGTCGGGCTCACGTTCCACCTGCTCAAGGATGTCCCTGGGCTCATCTCCAAGAACATCGAGCGCTCGCTGGAGGAGGCGTTCAAGCCGCTAGGGATCACCGACTACAACTCCATCTTCTGGGTGGCGCACCCCGGTGGGCCAGCGATCCTGGACCAGGTGGAGGCCAAGGTCGGGCTAAAGAAGGAGAGGATGCGCGCGACGCGACATGTCCTGTCCGAGTACGGCAACATGTCTAGCGCCTGCGTGCTCTTCATCCTCGACGAGATGCGCAAGCGCTCCGCCGAGGATGGCCAGGCCACCACCGGCGAAGGTTTTGACTGGGGTgtcctctttggctttggccccGGGCTCACCGTCGAGACTGTCGTGCTCCACAGCGTCCCCATCACCACCGGAGCGACCATTACCGCCTGA